From Mercenaria mercenaria strain notata chromosome 17, MADL_Memer_1, whole genome shotgun sequence, the proteins below share one genomic window:
- the LOC123537302 gene encoding sulfotransferase 1B1-like, whose protein sequence is MIRITSELPDGNKSEHIFADGITYTSQTLDIIPNRDLKSHIDNVCNLEIRDDDIYLATFPKSGTHWVWEILVMLRRGNAEYETKTKEAAFLDFQPPEIVEAIPSPRVLNCHYPCKLTPNGVFRKKVKIVQVMRNPKDVFVSFYHHHKYFDKENQIKSFQDYLPRMTGDYGLYHFYPWFQYVKEWERFSKNHPDQIINIYYEDLKENPVREIKKLDKFLDMERSEDLITKIANACNFENLKKADLEIKVQEEISEADDRPSPMYRKGQVGDWKNYFTVAQNEKVNTWLEDNFVDTELNFRYTL, encoded by the exons ATGATTAGGATTACATCGGAATTACCTGATGGAAATAAGTCAGAACATATTTTTGCAGATGGAATAACATACAC GTCTCAAACCTTAGATATTATACCAAACAGAGACCTAAAATCACACATAGATAATGTTTGTAACTTAGAGATACGTGATGACGATATATACCTGGCTACCTTTCCTAAAAGTG GCACACACTGGGTATGGGAGATTCTAGTCATGCTTAGGCGTGGTAATGCTGAGTACGAAACTAAAACGAAAGAAGCTGCATTCCTGGACTTCCAACCTCCTGAAATAGTAGAAGCTATTCCTTCACCGAGGGTACTGAATTGCCATTACCCTTGCAAACTCACACCCAATGGTGTATTTCGAAAGAAAGTAAAGATTGTTCAAGTGATGAGGAATCCCAAAGATGTTTTTGTGTCGTTCTATCACCATCACAAGTACTTTGACAaagaaaaccaaataaaatcTTTTCAAGATTATCTGCCAAGAATGACGGGTGATTATGGTCTGT ATCATTTTTATCCATGGTTTCAATATGTAAAAGAATGGGAAAGATTTTCAAAGAATCATCCAGATCAgattatcaatatttattatgAAGATTTGAAAGAG AACCCAGTcagagaaataaagaaactagacaaGTTTCTTGACATGGAACGAAGTGAAGATCTGATTACAAAAATTGCCAATGCATGTAATTTTGAAAACTTGAAGAAAGCAGATTTGGAAATCAAAGTTCAAGAGGAAATTTCAGAAGCTGACGATAGACCTTCACCAATGTACAGAAAGG GTCAAGTGGGAGACTGGAAGAATTATTTCACTGTGGcacaaaatgaaaaagtaaacacGTGGTTGGAAGATAATTTTGTGGACACCGAGCTAAATTTCAGATACACTTTGTGA